One Acidobacteriota bacterium genomic region harbors:
- a CDS encoding transposase — translation MARPLRLEHRGALWHVTSRGNNREMIFHDDDDRESFLGILAGVVALFNWRIHAWVLMGNHYHILLSTPEPTLSRGMQRLNQRYAQDSNRKYDRCGHLFQGRFKAHLVDEQTWMLEAARYVVLNPVRAGMVESPEDYRWSSYRASAGLERAPWWLSDSIIRHFHRDLPEARNAYREFVHRKVGSEESIWSHLKGQIYLGSAEFIAKVQTLIDAEPRSTEHPSPQRNVDRPELVETAETAAA, via the coding sequence CTCAGACTCGAACATCGCGGTGCTCTCTGGCACGTGACCTCCCGCGGCAACAACCGCGAGATGATCTTCCACGACGATGACGATCGCGAATCGTTCCTCGGCATCCTCGCCGGAGTCGTCGCGCTCTTCAACTGGCGCATCCACGCCTGGGTCCTGATGGGCAACCACTACCACATCCTTCTCTCGACTCCCGAACCGACACTCTCGCGCGGGATGCAGCGGCTCAACCAGCGCTACGCGCAGGACTCGAACCGGAAGTACGATCGATGCGGGCATCTCTTCCAGGGACGGTTCAAGGCGCATCTGGTCGACGAGCAAACCTGGATGCTCGAGGCGGCGCGCTATGTCGTCCTCAATCCCGTCCGGGCGGGGATGGTCGAAAGCCCCGAGGACTACCGCTGGTCGAGCTATCGCGCGAGCGCGGGGCTCGAGCGGGCGCCGTGGTGGCTATCCGACTCGATCATTCGCCACTTCCATCGAGATCTCCCCGAGGCCAGGAATGCGTATCGAGAGTTCGTGCACCGCAAGGTCGGGTCCGAAGAGTCGATCTGGAGTCATCTCAAAGGCCAGATCTACCTCGGTTCAGCCGAGTTCATCGCGAAAGTGCAGACGCTCATCGACGCTGAGCCACGCTCGACCGAGCACCCCTCACCGCAGCGCAACGTCGACCGGCCCGAGCTCGTAGAAACGGCCGAGACTGCGGCTGCGA